Below is a genomic region from Tripterygium wilfordii isolate XIE 37 chromosome 12, ASM1340144v1, whole genome shotgun sequence.
CGAACCTGTTGaaacagacaaaaaaaataaaataaagggcAATATTAAATGGCCGACTGGTTTGTGTATTTGTAAAAGCATGAAATTATAAAGCAATTGAGaatgagagataacttggttgGTCAGATTGTCTGTCCAGGACCTTAAGGTCTAGGGGatatggcttagcgtgtgtgtgacctgtgggcctttgaaaggaaaaaaaaaaagaatttataaAGCAATTGCTCATAAAATGGCCTAAATATAAACCAGAAACATATCAGTTGAAGGCTAAATTAATTGATAGGTTTTGCGGAGCAAGGTCGGCCCGGATTGTCTGACGAATCATTAATTATATGATATCAATCTGAAGAGTTCCGAAACATATCACATCAACTTCAAATCCCTAAACAGATAAACTCAAGTAGATACAGTACTGTATGTTAGTGGCCTTGACCTTTTGAACAGTAATGATAGAGCCTTGTGTCTCGAGCCTCTCAGTCGATGTGCTTCGTTTAAGGGTGCAAAAAGAAACAGGGCCTAGTTTGGGCTGTAAAATAGAGTCCATTTCATAGAGTGTCCGAAGTGTTGAACTTGGGCTATTATTAAACGGACTTTGTTTGAACCGGATGGCTGGTTTACTATTACTTATTATTCAGTACTAGTTTCCAATATTTTTTCACCAGCACTAGCATCTCTATCTGTTCAAATGCTTATGTATTGATCAGTGGACCTACACACTGACTCTCAAGAGGATATATTGTCATCACGTGAGAAATTTTTATGCATGTAAGATATTCAATTAAGAAATTTATATAGTGTCGTTATCGGTTAAGAAAAAACTCAAAAGACGGTAACTTAATTGATTTTGCACTTTTATTAAATACAAGTAAACAGTGACTGAATAGCACTTTTATTACACAAGTAAACAATTGACTCAAGACATTAAACACAAGTAAACATTGACTGTGAAGACAGAGTGACTGATTTATCACTTTTATTGAACACAAGTCAATTGGACCCTCAAGACTTCTTCTGTCAGCCAGAGTGACTGATTTAGCTCCAAATTTTCTTTCCATGAAATCACTGGTTCCCATTCTTCAACGGTTGAATTATAATCTGAACACCATGTTGtggctgaagaagaagaacctgaATTGGAGAGTGAGCATAAGTTGGCGATAGCGTGAAGCTATATCGTTGCAGAATCATTGAAAGAGCAATCTTGGCTTCACTGAGTGCAAAGTTGTAGCCCACGCACATTCTGGGTCCAATCCCAAACGGGAAAAACGCAGAGGCATCATTTTTGGTAGCTTTTGCTACTCCTTCTGCGAATCTCTCTGGTTTAAAAAGATGAACATCTTCTCCCCATATCTCCCGATCATGATGGAAACTTATGATTGGAagataaatgctcattgtagaTGGTAGATTCATGTTTCCGAGTCGAACTTCTCGATTAACTTTCCGGATCAGTCCCATTGCAGGAGGATACAATCTCATTGTCTCATTAAGGATCATACTCATCTGCCCAAAAGGTGAAAACAGAGAAAATTAGTAACTAATTATGTACAAAACTAATTTTAATATATGGGATTGCGtttttttcttacaattttgagcTTGGAAATCCCATCTGGGTTCGGATTTTGGTCGCCGAATAGATTCTCAACTTCTCTTCTTGCTTCTTCCTGCCAATCTGTATTGAGTGCTAGAAGCAGAATTGTCCAGGAAAGCAAGTTAGTAGTGGTTTCTTGTCCGGCGACGTACATTCCCCTGCACTCATCAATCACATTCTCCACTGCAATCCTCTTGGACTGATCAGCATCATGGCatgccttcaagagtaatccaAGGAAGTCTCTTCCATAATCCTCTGCTTCTCCACACATCACtgtcttttctctcttctttattaTTTCTAAAATGGAGCTTCCCATTTCGCTCACGAGCTTCTGCGATTCCGTCTCGCCGCCAGTTCCAAGTATCTTACTGCACAGATCAGGCAGTGATTGATTAGTAAAGAATGGTAATTAATGTATTAGTTAAGTATTAGTTAATTACCTGATGGTTGAAGACCAGAGGTTTGAAGGAGGTCTGTGAGCTATCATAAGCACCTTCCTTATCTTCTCAAATATGTCCTTCCCTTCAACAAAATTGCTTCCAAAAGCGGATCTTGAAATCACTTCTGATGTAAATAACTTGAATTCTTGAAACACCTCAATTTCTCCACCTTCATGGTTTTTCCATCTTTTTAGCATCATCTCTCCAGTAGCAACCATTTCTGGTATCAAATTCATCTGAAATATATATTGTATCAATTGTAAGTAAGGTTTTAAAGGGGAATTCTTTTATACGGTGCCCTTCAAATTTACGGGTGTTTCATCTTAGTCATTGGATGAGATTAAaggtgataaaaaaaattaaaacactaGACTAGTTCAAGTCGTACACAGGACATCGGATTCCGACAACTGTTTCGGGCGAAAACTGATTAGGGATTGTGCGCCTCGTTGAAACAAGTCAAATGCTACCATCAATGCCCGAAGAGGAAGTCAGAGTTGGCCAATCGACAACACAAAGAGGAGGCGGTGCAGCTATTTCAAGCTCAATTTCTGACCCGATTGAAGTTGTGACAGGTTGGAAAAGGTTTGTCGCGGTCAGGATCTCAACTTCAATAGTATGTTGTCCGAAATGGTGGGCTAACAACAATTTTTGGTGTTGGGGTCACCGACGGTTAATTTTgtgacatattttttttattatctttaatcTCAACAGTTGGCTAGATTCAAGAATTGAGTTTAGAAATCCTATAAACTTTAAAATATACGGGTGTCCACACGTGAGAACACATAAGAATTTATATATCTACTATATGAGTAGCAATTGTAAGTAAGTAAGGGGTTGGTTAATTACTTACTTTTAAGGTCTCTCCATGGAAAGCATGATTGGCTATTTTGCGCATATTGGACCATTTTTCACCCTCAAATGACACAAGACTATTTCCAATAAGCTTCTTGATATAAATGACTAAATCTCCTTTTGGGTATGCTTTCTCCTTGTTATTCAGTACCTCTTTCACAAGCTCCCTATCCGATACAAACAAGTGAGGTTTCGTACCAAACCAGAACAGGAAATTCTTCCCTACATTGAACAAACAAACAGAAAGAGCTTAATTAATGAACCTGCATGATGAATTAGATTTCAAGCAATGAACATATAATGTGAGAGAGTAGTCTGATAATTAATACCATAAGTGTTGatccaatggtcatagtgagGCTCCACCTTTGGGAAGATGTCATGGGAGAGAGACATGGGTCTTGGAATGGATAGCTTCATTTGCATCATCTCATTTACATTTCCATACATGGATTTGTAAGGAGGGCCTTTGATTCCTTGTGCTGCCATTTGGTTTTGTAGCTGAATGGGTTTCCACCATGCATTGTAAACAAACTTGAAGAGGAGGAAGACAAGGTAGAAGCATAATGGGCTAACAATTACTGTCCACATAATTGTTACTCTAATTTCTATATTTGCTTTGCTGTGGGGAATCCCTAGAACTCAAAATGTGCCTCTAAGTTGCTCAAGCTTTGTGttacttacatatatatgtacacttgAGAGTGTATCTATATATACTCCCTTGCGGCAAGACATGGCATCTCTCTCGATGGCTTCGTCATTGATGGCTACATACACTactactttctttttcttccattaCAGACACCGGGCAGGCGGCCacgtgtttttttattattattattatttttttaaggtcTTGATAAAACgccctctctgtctctctcattttctttttatggTTCGATGGCTTCATGGTTGATGGCTATAGGCTACAATATTAATATAGAGATGTAAAGTGGGCCAAAGTGGGCCGGTGGGCTGGCTTGGTTTTATTGTGGCACATTAGGCTCAGCCCTTGGGAACTTAATGAGTCGTGCCGGGCCAGCCTATGAATGTCAAAATATAAGGCCCGACTCATTAAGTGCCAAAGAGCTGAGCCTAATATACTGTGGGCCTGgcctttttgaaaaaaatcttaGTTTTATTAAAAAGTCTTAAATAGAAATTAAAATGATGACTGATGCAGAGATCCAACCCAATTGTTAGagtccttttaaaaaaaaaaacaccaattgttagagagagagagagattgttgaAGAAGATTAGAAGATGAGCCACTAAGAACATGTCCAATGGGTTATCTAaactcttatttatttttagtttttactttttGACAACCCAATTTTAGGGTATGACTCATGTCACTCAAatcaattttaataattttttattcattattttGTCTCTTTTCCTTGAAATAATAGATTAAAGTTAAAAGGTAATTatgtttaaaatatttgatgtgatgttgaaatgaaatatattgTTAGAAAATTGACAACCTAAACtagatttttatttaaaatagaaaaaaattgtGTATCCAAAATAGGATACAGAGTCGAACATgctctaagaaaaaaaaaaggtcgaaGATaaaaagactttttttttttgctttttttcttGCCTTCCTTTTAATAAATAGTAGTGCTAGGTAACCCATGGGAGCCCAAGtatcttaaacaaaattttaaaactttttaactctgaaaatacatattagatttttaaacaaaaatacatatttagaatcagtgcataaagttatttctaacaaaatccattatcgatgagttttatcggtaaaatcttaattccattgttttttccgatgaaatttcaaaaaaaaaaaaacaatgaattcataactaaaacaatgaattctatactgcgctttaaaaaacaatgaaatttatattaaaacaataaattttggataatgaattttgagataaaagagtggaataaagttattccattgattaaatctgTTGGGCTACCAAAttgatgggctacatgtcattttcgtttaagaaaagcaaaacccataaaccaatccaaaatatttttattcttcTCATTTCACATTCTCTTTATGCATTCTTCCATCTAACTTAGTAAATTTGGCCAGACGGGTCGTACCAGGCCTAGCATGTCCAAACATATTTTGTGGGTCGGGATCTCCGATCCAGCCCACGCATGTAAAGTGGGTAGGGCCTATCACGCCCCGTTGAATTCGAAGATACGGGCAGGATCGACCCCAAATGAAGCCCCGACCCACTTCACATCTCTAAATATTATACTAATCCTTACGCATTTGAAAGGAGTCCAATGGGGTCATCCACTATTGGGAACTGAGATtgcttgattgattgattttggtGGGAGTTTTTTCAATTTGAGTTGTCTGGTTATGAGGAAATTAATAGATAATTTGTTTGATATTATGTGGTCATTGGCCATCAAGAATGAAAGATGGCTTGGGAATTTTTGAGTCAAGAAAGCCGCCTATAAAATAGTGGGTAATAAATAATTGCCAAAGCATTCCACATTGGGAAAGCATTCCAAATTCCTGAAACCCTAATTTCTAACCGCATgcttttattttgttggttGTTTCTGGAAGCTACCTTAGCCGCCTACCTTTAATAGAGGACCAAACGGATTATTACTTCGTTGGGCCCACTAGTTGAACATTCATTAGGCCCATTCGTTGAATACGGTTGAGCTTTGACATGGATTTGATGAACTTTCGTTTGTTGGGCCCACTAGTTTGATATTTGTTGAATTGAACACGCCTGCTAAGAAGAGCCTAAAACAgtaaaatgttatatgttaattaattaattattagcaGAATTACACTGTTCTGACTTCTGATGGACTTGTCACCCAAGTGGCcaagcacatatatatatatatacatatatatatatatatatatattataaactaGTAAACAAAACTTTTCAGTCTTAGcttgaaataaataaatcaaaaggtAGAAAAGTATTGAAAGATAAGGAATGTGAAAACGTGTTTACAAGTATTAGCTTCTCAGAAAGAGGACTCCCCCTTCCAGACATAATTATTCATATTATTCCCGTTCACGTTCTCGTTCTTTTTCCTATCGTCAACCAAACATAATTTTAAAGTATTGTTGGAGCTGCTAGAATGTAAGTTTAACATGAACTAACAAgacataatatgtatatatgtatatatatatatatatatgtatcatcCCTTTCTAGAACATTCATTCacgaattaattaaattaatttcatcACATGTGAGATGTCTGACGACTCCTCCACGACTTTTTAACATACAATATTGTCTATATAAGTGTAATTAAGGTTGAGGTGGTAGGAGAATTATAATTAAGCACACCACTCAAGTGTTAAGAGAGTTCTGAGCTAGCCAGCCAGCAAATAGAACAAGCACAATGAGTGATCTAGGAAGCTTAGTTCCAACACTAATTGTTACCCCAATATGTGTGTACCTACTCTTCATGCTCTTCAAATTCCTTAACGTTGTATTGTGGAATCCAATTCGCATACAAAAGTTGATGGCTTCACAGGGAATCAAAGGCCCTGCTTACACATTCATCCATGGAAACATGAAACAGATGAAACAAATGCAGAGCCAATCCATGGCCACACCTTTAGGTCTCTCACATCACATACTTCCATGGGTTGAGCCTCATTATTGCTCCTGGATCAACTCATTCGGTAACATTATTAACTTCATCATTttcctttcatttcattaatgttaaatgattttctatcctggatttatttatatatgtatgtatgtatgtatgtatcaggGAAGAATTTCTTGTTCTGGTTTGGTCCGGAAGCAACTCTGTATGTGTCGGAGGGAGAGCTAGTGAAAGAGATACTGAACAACAAAGAGAAGTCATACCCAAAACGAGATTTGGCTCTTCATGTCAAGAAGCTTATAGGAAATAGCGTTGCTGCACTGTTTGAAGGTGAACAATGGACCAAGATGCGCAAATTAGCCAATCATGCTTTCCGCGGAGAGACCTTGAGAGTAAGACGGCTTTTACATTATTGTTAGAATatagtataaatgatgtgaaacgtCCCGATCCAACAACTTATTGCGTTGAATGGTAAAATAACGAATCTTAACATTAATTCTATCGGAGAATAAGTAATTAGCTGATATATTGTTGCAGAATTTGACACCAGAAATTATTGCTAGTACTGAGATGATGCTGCAAAGATGGAAAAATCATAAAGGTTGCGAGATAGAGGTGCACGAAGAATTTAAGTTATTGACATCAGAAGTGATTTCAAGGTCTGCTTTTGGGAGCAGTTATGAAGAGGGGAAGGACATCTTTCACAAGTTACAGGAGGTGACCAACATAGCCACCAGACCTCCTTCCCTATTCTTCTGGTTCAATGGCATCAGGTACGTACCCCTCCTAGCTaccttattatatatatatatacttgcaaATCTGTCCCATATATATGTTAATCtgcttaattatatatttatatattgcaGTAAGATGCTAGGAGCTGATGGTGTAAACGACTCGGAAAGGCTTGTTCAAGAGATAAGAAGCTCGATTTTGGAAATAATaaggaagagagaaaacaaGGTGATGACTGGAGAGGCAGAGTCTTATGGGAGAGACTTTCTTGGATTGCTTCTACAGTCTTGTCAtgatgttgttgatgatgaatCCAAGAGGACTACAGTGGATGATGTGATTGATGAGTGCAAAGGAATGTACTTCGCCGGACAAGAAACCACTACTAACTTGCTCTCATGGGCTGTCATGCTCCTGGCAATCCACCCAGAATGgcaagaagaagcaagaaaaGAAGTTCAAAACATGTTTGGCAACCAAACCCCAAGTTCAGATGGCATTTCCAAACTCAAAATCGTAAGAAATTCATTGCATCAGCAAACAATATTATGGATTCCAGTATTTTTTGTTCCCGTTATCCCGAATGATGGAATAGACGCACACAATTTCACACTCGAATCCTTAACATTTTCTGTGTGATTAATTCCTTATTTAATTTCttgatctgttttttttttttttggcagatGAGCATGATCATCAACGAAACGCTGAGACTGTACCCACCTGCATTGGCAGTAATCATAAGAAAAATTAACAGAAAAGTTATACTGGGAAACCTCACTCTGCCACCAAATTTGAACATTTACCTCCCAATCGTCAAATTTCATCATGATCCAGAGATATGGGGAGAAGATGTTCATCAATTCAAACCAGAGAGATTCTCTCAAGGGATTCCACAAGCTACGAATAACAATCCAACTGCATTTTTTCCATTCGGTATTGGACCCAGAACTTGTGTTGGCTCCAACTTTGCAGTCACCGAAGCTAAGGTCGCTCTTACCATGATCTTACAACGTTACAGCTTCAAACTCTCCCCGGCGTACGTCCATTCGCCAGTACAGGTTCTTATACTCCGGCCCCAACACGGAGTTCAGATTATACTTGAACCATTAATGCAGAGTGCATAACACAGCCAGCTTTCCTCGAGATTTTTAGCTATTATATTTACTATCAAATACTCCATAATGGATCCATCCATGTACTATTTATGAAATTTCCCCTGTTTTCCTGTTCAATATTAGTATATGTTTGAATAAAACACATCTCTTAGATTTTCTAAACTCATCTTGTTGACTGAAAagaaatgtttttatttttaataaagttACTATTAGGGGTCCACGCGGTTGGTTATTGtcgatttttttaattttttttaccctaTATCGTTAACTGGACCGAATAATCAGTTTTTTTGCGATAAGGGGGAGTATCAATTCTTGATCCAATTTTTCGCTTCAATTCTCTACCAAACTCATGttaaataatgaattaaaatttgtgattgagtattttggtattcataatgttagaatataatatatttaacttttttttaaaatactaaattttaaaccataaacatcaaaatcTTAAGCCCTAAATCCTAAAGACTAAAAATTAAGCCTTAaactctaaattctaaaccctaaaatataAATTCTAAATACCAAATCATAACCCCTAAActataatatgtcattttaacccaaaaaaaaaatgacatattagaattTTGGTCGGTTTGGGCCGGACCATTTAAAATGGGCCTAATTTAATGAAATCAGAGATTAAAGTGGCCCTTtccaataaaaaagatgaaacaACAAAATTATGTCAGTTTTGAAGGTCACGTGAGGGGAGAGGGTTGAATATTTATAGAGAAACGCAGAATGGACAACAGTCTCAAACTCACAACACCTTGCATCCATCTGGTTTGTTATTCTACGAATTGTCTCACTCAGTTCCTCAGTTTCTCCACGTCTCCTGAGAAATTCATCCAAATCCAGAGTCCAGTCTCGGGCATACAAGGCTTAACTTGATTACAGTGACAGTCAAAACCGGGCACTGCAGTCGAATTTCTTTCACTAGCGGCGGCCACAGCATCCGAGGTAAACTCGGCAAGACACTCCTTTCGTTCCAAATCAATTTCGCTTGAAACGCCAAATAAATTATTCAATGTTTCAAacccatttaattttttttttcttctgtttaatCTCTCTATTGAGTGCAATAAATGGATTTTTGATCGTTGTTGGAGTGATATGTATTTTGGATCAGATAAGATGCTTGCTTTTCTGTTGACTTGAGACTCCATATTTGGTGTTGCTATAGTTAATACGACGTTAGGATAGATGAAGTTTATAAGAGTGTTGAAGTTAATTATCCAAAAAAAGAGTGTTTAATTCACCCAAAAATTTgtgctccccccccccccccccgggtgTCTTCTACTGTAATATCAATAGTGGTGTTAGCTGTATTTTGGTTTGATAGTTAAGAGTCTTCGTTAAGAGTCTTCGTCTGATTCAGTTCCATCCATCACAGCTGTAATGGGCTTCCGGTTTGCTTTTTTTATTGTCTTGTAAATGATCTGTGACGACATTTAGATCATCCAATTGTGATCCTACAAAAGATATTCTATGCTGAATGATAGCTTTCCGTAGTGCCAAAACATCTCTCAATCTTGAAAATGAAATGCAGCTAGTGTTCTATTATGGACCTCTGTGCAGAATTTTGGATCATTTTTTAGGTTCCTGTGAATAGActgtaatttatttattattgtatGGATTGTAGGTCTGGTCATCTGCAGTATCTGAGTTCTGAGCACAAAGATGGGGAGTGTGGACGGAGAAAAACTCAGGTTTTGCATTGACAGAGGGGGGACGTTTACTGATGTTTATGCTGAAATTCCAGGTCATTCTGGTGGTCGAGTTTTGAAACTTTTGTCTGTTGATCCATCAAATTATGACGATGCGCCAGTTGAGGGTATTCGAAGGATTCTTGAAGAATACACGGGGCAAAAGATTCCCCGGACTTCAAAAGTCCCCACCGATAAGATTGAGTGGATACGGATGGGTACAACCGTGGCAACGAATGCCCTTTTGGAGAGAAAAGGTGAAAGGATCGCTTTGTGTGTGACACAAGGCTTCCGAGATTTGCTACAAATTGGTAACCAGGCTCGCCCCAACATCTTTGACCTCACTGTATCGAAGCCGTCAAATCTCTATGAGGAAGTTGTTGAAGTTGATGAACGAGTTGAACTTGTGCTTGAAAAGGAGACAGATGATAGACATTCTTCCTCGTCTCAAGTTAAAGGGATTTCAGGTGAGCTTGTAAGAGTTGTGAAGCCACTGGATGAAGAATCACTAAAGCCTTTATTGAAAGGTTTGTTGAAGAAAGGGATTAGTTGCTTGGCTGTTGTCTTGATGCATTCCTACACTTATCCACAGCATGAAATAGCTGTGGAAAAGCTAGCTGTGAGTCTGGGTTTCAAACATGTGTCCTTATCTTCGGCTTTGACTCCCATGGTTCGAGCTGTTCCTCGTGGACTAACAGCTACTGTTGATGCATACTTGACCCCGGTCATCAAGGAGTACTTATCTGGGTTCATATCCAGATTTGACGAAGGGCTAGGCAAGTTGAATGTTCTTTTTATGCAATCAGATGGAGGCCTTGCACCAGAAGATAGATTTTCTGGGCATAGAGCAGTTCTTTCTGGTCCTGCTGGTGGTGTTGTTGGCTATTCACAGACTACTTTTGGCCTTGAAACTGAGAGGCCTCTTATCGGGTTTGACATGGGTGGTACATCTACTGATGTGAGCCGTTATGCTGGAAGCTACGAACAAGTTCTAGAAACCCAGATTGCTGGTGCCATTATACAAGCTCCCCAGCTTGATATAAACACTGTTGCTGCTGGTGGTGGTTCAAAGTTGAAGTTCCAGTTTGGAGCTTTTAGGGTGGGGCCTGAATCGGTGGGTGCACACCCTGGACCAGTTTGTTACCGGAAGGGTGGGGAACTGGCAGTTACGGATGCAAACCTGATTCTAGGATATGTTATTCCTGATTATTTTCCATCCATCTTTGGCCCCAGTGAAGATCAGCCATTGGATGTCAGAGCAACCCGAGAAGAATTTGAGAAGCTCTCTAGTCAAATAAACTCCTACAGAAAGAGCCATGATCCATCTGCAAAGGACATGACAGTGGAGGATATTGCACTCGGATTTGTTAATGTTGCTAATGAAACAATGTGCCGTCCAATACGGCAGTTAACTGAGATGAAGGGCCATGAAACAAAGAACCATGCTCTTGCTTGCTTTGGAGGTGCTGGGCCACAGCATGCCTGTGCTATTGCTAGGTCACTGGGTATGCAAGAAGTTCTCATTCATAGGTTCTGTGGGATTTTAAGTGCATATGGGATGGGACTGGCAGATGTCGTGGAAGAAGCACAGGAGCCATATGTTGCTGTATATGGATCTGAATCTATTGTGGATGCCTCTCGTAGAGAAGCAATGTTATTGGAGCAGGTGAAGCAGAAACTACAAGTGCAAGGATTCAAAGAAGAGAACATTACGACTGAAACGTACTTAAATTTGAGATATGAAGGTACAGACACTGCTATCATGGTAAAGGGACAGCAAAATGATAATGCAGTGGGCTTTGATTATTCCGTGGAATTCATGAAGCTATTTCAGCAAGAGTATGGATTTAGATTACAGAACAGGAATATTCTCATATGCGATGTAAGAGTTCGTGGTATTGGAGTCACTAATATATTTAAGCCTTTGGCCATAGAACCTGCTTCCGGCACCCCAAAACTTGAAGGTCTCTATGAGGTTTACTTTGGCAATGGTTGGCATGATACTCCTCTATTCAAACTGGAAAATCTGGGGTTTGGGCATGTCATTCCTGGACCTGCAATCATCATGAATGGGAATAGTACAGTGATAGTAGAACCCAACTGTAATGCTATCATAACTGAGTATGGCaatattaaaattgaaattgagtCCATCATAAGAACTGTGAAAGTATCAGAAAAGGTTGCAGATGTTGTGCGGTTGTCGATCTTCAATCACAGGTTTATGGGCATAGCTGAACAGATGGGACGGACATTGCAGAGAACATCTATATCAACAAATATCAAGGAGCGGTTGGATTTTTCTTGTGCTCTCTTTGGCCCTGATGGAGGGCTGGTTGCTAATGCTCCTCACGTTCCAGTGCACCTTGGAGCTATGTCCACTACAGTTCGGTGGCAGCTCGAGTACTGGGGTGACAATTTAGATGCGGGTGATGTTCTGGTTACCAATCATCCCGCTGCTGGAGGCAGCCATCTACCCGATATAACGGTTATCACTCCTGTTTTTGATCATGGGAAATTGGTATTTTTTGTGGCCAGTAGAGGACATCATGCAGAGATTGGGGGTATTACACCTGGAAGCATGCCACCTTTTTCTAAATCCATATGGGAAGAAGGAGCTGCCATAAAAGCATTTAAGCTTGTGCAGAA
It encodes:
- the LOC120011507 gene encoding cytochrome P450 CYP749A22-like gives rise to the protein MWTVIVSPLCFYLVFLLFKFVYNAWWKPIQLQNQMAAQGIKGPPYKSMYGNVNEMMQMKLSIPRPMSLSHDIFPKVEPHYDHWINTYGKNFLFWFGTKPHLFVSDRELVKEVLNNKEKAYPKGDLVIYIKKLIGNSLVSFEGEKWSNMRKIANHAFHGETLKMNLIPEMVATGEMMLKRWKNHEGGEIEVFQEFKLFTSEVISRSAFGSNFVEGKDIFEKIRKVLMIAHRPPSNLWSSTISKILGTGGETESQKLVSEMGSSILEIIKKREKTVMCGEAEDYGRDFLGLLLKACHDADQSKRIAVENVIDECRGMYVAGQETTTNLLSWTILLLALNTDWQEEARREVENLFGDQNPNPDGISKLKIMSMILNETMRLYPPAMGLIRKVNREVRLGNMNLPSTMSIYLPIISFHHDREIWGEDVHLFKPERFAEGVAKATKNDASAFFPFGIGPRMCVGYNFALSEAKIALSMILQRYSFTLSPTYAHSPIQVLLLQPQHGVQIIIQPLKNGNQ
- the LOC120010780 gene encoding 5-oxoprolinase: MGSVDGEKLRFCIDRGGTFTDVYAEIPGHSGGRVLKLLSVDPSNYDDAPVEGIRRILEEYTGQKIPRTSKVPTDKIEWIRMGTTVATNALLERKGERIALCVTQGFRDLLQIGNQARPNIFDLTVSKPSNLYEEVVEVDERVELVLEKETDDRHSSSSQVKGISGELVRVVKPLDEESLKPLLKGLLKKGISCLAVVLMHSYTYPQHEIAVEKLAVSLGFKHVSLSSALTPMVRAVPRGLTATVDAYLTPVIKEYLSGFISRFDEGLGKLNVLFMQSDGGLAPEDRFSGHRAVLSGPAGGVVGYSQTTFGLETERPLIGFDMGGTSTDVSRYAGSYEQVLETQIAGAIIQAPQLDINTVAAGGGSKLKFQFGAFRVGPESVGAHPGPVCYRKGGELAVTDANLILGYVIPDYFPSIFGPSEDQPLDVRATREEFEKLSSQINSYRKSHDPSAKDMTVEDIALGFVNVANETMCRPIRQLTEMKGHETKNHALACFGGAGPQHACAIARSLGMQEVLIHRFCGILSAYGMGLADVVEEAQEPYVAVYGSESIVDASRREAMLLEQVKQKLQVQGFKEENITTETYLNLRYEGTDTAIMVKGQQNDNAVGFDYSVEFMKLFQQEYGFRLQNRNILICDVRVRGIGVTNIFKPLAIEPASGTPKLEGLYEVYFGNGWHDTPLFKLENLGFGHVIPGPAIIMNGNSTVIVEPNCNAIITEYGNIKIEIESIIRTVKVSEKVADVVRLSIFNHRFMGIAEQMGRTLQRTSISTNIKERLDFSCALFGPDGGLVANAPHVPVHLGAMSTTVRWQLEYWGDNLDAGDVLVTNHPAAGGSHLPDITVITPVFDHGKLVFFVASRGHHAEIGGITPGSMPPFSKSIWEEGAAIKAFKLVQKGVFQEEGIIKLLQFPCSDELAHKIPGTRRLQDNLSDLRAQVAANQRGISLIKELIGHYGLDTVQAYMKYVQLNAEEAVREMLKSVATRISSRSDKLEEKNSITIKEEDYMDDGSIIHLQLTIDSDKGEAFFDFSGTSSEVYGNWNAPEAVTAAAVIYCLRCLVDVDIPLNQGCLAPVKINIPTGSFLSPSDKAAVVGGNVLTSQRITDVVLTAFQACACSQGCMNNLTFGDDTFGYYETIGGGSGAGPTWKGSSGVQCHMTNTRMTDPEIFEQRYPVLLHKFGLRENSGGTGVHNGGDGLVREIEFRLPVVVSILSERRVHSPRGLNGGKDGARGANYLITKDKRTVYLGGKNTVEVQAGEILQILTPGGGGWGSC
- the LOC120010641 gene encoding cytochrome P450 CYP749A22-like; the protein is MSDLGSLVPTLIVTPICVYLLFMLFKFLNVVLWNPIRIQKLMASQGIKGPAYTFIHGNMKQMKQMQSQSMATPLGLSHHILPWVEPHYCSWINSFGKNFLFWFGPEATLYVSEGELVKEILNNKEKSYPKRDLALHVKKLIGNSVAALFEGEQWTKMRKLANHAFRGETLRNLTPEIIASTEMMLQRWKNHKGCEIEVHEEFKLLTSEVISRSAFGSSYEEGKDIFHKLQEVTNIATRPPSLFFWFNGISKMLGADGVNDSERLVQEIRSSILEIIRKRENKVMTGEAESYGRDFLGLLLQSCHDVVDDESKRTTVDDVIDECKGMYFAGQETTTNLLSWAVMLLAIHPEWQEEARKEVQNMFGNQTPSSDGISKLKIMSMIINETLRLYPPALAVIIRKINRKVILGNLTLPPNLNIYLPIVKFHHDPEIWGEDVHQFKPERFSQGIPQATNNNPTAFFPFGIGPRTCVGSNFAVTEAKVALTMILQRYSFKLSPAYVHSPVQVLILRPQHGVQIILEPLMQSA